The genomic DNA TTGGTCTTAATGGCGCCATCAATGAACTTCTCGCGCTGTTCATCGAGCAGTGCCTTAATCTTTTTACCTACTGCCTTACGGAGCACGTCTGCCTGCCCATAGGTAAAGCCGGCAAACTTACGGGCCACTTCCAATACCTGGTCCTGCGTAACGATGACGCCATAGGACATGTTTAGGATAGGTTCAAGGATTGGGTGCAAGAACGTTACCTGCCGGCGGCCATGCTTGGATTCAATAAAGTCGGGGATGGCGTCCATCGGTCCCGGTCGGTACAAAGCCACCATGGCCACAATGTCCTCAAACTGGGTTGGCTTAAGCTCTTTCAAGTACCGTTTCATGCCGGCAGATTCCAGCTGGAACACGCCGGTACTTTCCGCGCGCGAGAGGAGTTCATACGACGGTTTGTCATCAATAGGCAACCCGTCCAAATCAATTTCCACGCCGCGGATTTTCCGGATAACCCGCAACGCCTGCTGGATGATACTCAAGTTGGACAACCCCAGGAAGTCGATCTTGAGTAGGCCAATGTGGTCAATCTGGTTCATGGCGTACTGCGTGACAATGGCGTTGTCATCTTTGGCGGCACGCTGGATGGGAACATACGCGGTAAGTGGGTCGCGGGTCACTACCACGCCAGCGGCGTGGATGGAGGTGTGCCGGGCAACGCCTTCCAGCTTGCTCGCAATATCCATAAGCTTCTGCAGCTCTTCATTGCTGTGATAGAGCTCTTTAAGTTCAGGGATATTGGCCAACGCATCCTTAATGCTCATGCCTCCAGGTCCAGAAGGAATGAGTTTGGCGATGTGGTCACACTCGTTGTAGGAAATGCCTAGAGCCCGCCCAACGTCACGGATGGCAGCACGGGAGGCCATGGTTCCAAAAGTAATGATCTGGGCCACGTGGTCCGCGCCATACCGCTCGCGTACGTAGTTAATAACCTCGTCACGGCGGGTATCCTCAATGTCATTATCGATATCCGGCATCGATACACGTTCTGGGTTCAGGAACCGCTCAAAGATCAGGTTGTGGTGCAGGGGGTCCACGTTCGTGATGTGCAAGAGGAAGCCAACCAAAGAACCGGCGGCAGAACCACGCCCTGGGCCAATCATAATGTTCTGCGCACGGGCCCAGTTCAAAAAGTCCTGGGTAATAAGGAAGTAAGACTCAAAGCCCATCTTCTCAATTACGGAGAGTTCGTACTCCAAACGAGGCCGCGCCCTGTCGGCCAGGGAAATGTTCGGGTCGTTCAGTGGGGAAGCAACTAGGTCACCCTCGGTACGGCTGTCGTCACATTTGTAATCCACATCGTAACGGTCCTTCATGCCCAGTTCACAGAGGTAGCGCAGGTAGTAACGGTCTTTCTTCTCTGGGTACTTGCCCTCAACCTTAAAGTCTTCCGGGATAGGGTAGACCGGCATGATGTTCTCACCCATAGGGATGGTCACATTGCAGCGCTCCGCCAAGAGTGCGGTGTTGCTAACCGCTTCGGGGACATCGGCAAACCACTCCATCATTTGTTCGGTAGAAGTCATGCTGATGTCAGCATCCAACATGTTCAACCGGTTCGGGTCGTTCACCGTCTTCCCAGAAGAAACACAGACGAGTACGTCCTGTGCCTCGGCGTCTTCAGGGTGGATGTAGTGCACGTCATTGGTACAAATAACGGGGACACCTTCTTGCTTGGCAAGTTTGCGCAGCTGCTGGTTGCTTTCCATCACCTCATCGTCTTGCGGATGGTGCTGGAGCTCTATGTAAAAGTTTTCACGCCCAAAGATATCCAGGTACTCATGGAGGGCTTTCACACCGTCGTCCCAATCCAGGGCGAGGCGGCGGGGGATCTCACCGTTAAAGCAGCCTGAAGTGCCAATAAGGCCTTTGGCGTGTTGGCGGAGCAGTTCCTTGTCGATACGGGGCTTGTAGTAAAACCCTTCCAGGTGGGCGATACTCGTCAGCTTGAGGAGGTTCTGATACCCCTCAAAGGTTTCTGCAAGAAGGAGCTGGTGGTAGGATTTGGCGTCCAGCTTGGCCTCGCGGTCTGTGTGGAGCCGTTTGGCCATGTAGGCTTCTACGCCGATAATCGGCTTGATTCCCTCTTTGTGACAGGCTTCGTAAAAGTCGATGACACCGTACATGACCCCATGGTCGGTAATGGCGAGCGCCTTTTGTCCCAGTTCCTTTGCCCGCTTTACGAGCGCACTAACCTGAGCCTCCCCATCGAGGAGGGAGTACATGCTGTGGACGTGAAGATGGACAAACTCGGACATGAGTATGGATGTGGATTCGGGGGAGGCCTTCAAAGTACGAGCCTTCCCCGGTGGGATGGCTCGACAAAGAGATCAAAAAGGGCTAGTATCGCCCTACCAATTTATTTCTGCCAACACCACGGCACGCGGCCCTGACTTTGCCCCTTCCTTTGGACAATCTCTAGTGTACCGGTGGATACCCGCTGACTCAAGCTTCACACTATGCCATCCCAGTATGCCTTCATCTTTGGCCGCACACCGGAACTGTCGCTCCTCGAGCTAAACGCAGTAGCCGGGCGTTTTGGTATCCGTGTCATAAAGATGATCGAGGCGGAAATTGCCCTCGTGGAACGGGATACCGCCCTGACCAGTGACCAGTTGCAAGGCGTTCAGGCAACTCTCGGGGGTACCGTGCGTATTGCAGAGCTCTTTTTCCAGGTTGAACGTGAGGCGGTTGTCCAATCTGCTGCCCAGCTCGTGTTGGACAACGCCGCACCGGAAGGAAAGATTACCGTAGGTGTCAGCACTTGGTCTGCCAAGGGCAAGCCGGCGCCCGCCACCAAGATTGCCAAACCTCTCAAGGAAATTCTTACCCATGCTGGGCGGAGCATTCGTATTGTCACGCCGCCTGCGCCTCGCAGCCACTTGAGTGCGCCGCAGCTTATCCACAACAAGTTGGTGGGGGGCAATGCGGCCGCGAACGGCCGGGCAATTGACCTGGTTTGTATTTCGGGTGAGGGGGGATGGTGGCTTGGCATTACCAAGACCGTGCAAGACATTGAAGGGTATACCTTCCGTGACTTTGGCATCCCAAAACCAGACCCGGTTTCCGGTATGTTGCCACCTAAGCTGGCGCAGACCTTGGTAAACCTGGGCGTGGGGAGCAATGCAAAGCTCTCAGTTTACGACCCGTTCTGTGGGAATGGCCGCATTGTACTAGAGGCAACCCTTTTGGGTATTCCGGCCTTTGGGTCAGATTTGCGTCCCGAGCAAGTGGCTGCAACCCGGGAAAACTTGGCCTGGCTTTGCGACGAGTATGGGTTAGACCCGGTTTCCCCAGAGAATGTCTGGGCGGCTGATGCTACCAAAGGCCCTGGCCAACAGGTCGGTGAGCCGTTTGTGATTGTCGCTGAACCCTACCTGGGCAAACCGCTCCGTGCCAAGCTCCAACCTAGCGAACGGGCTGGTTGGATTGAAGAACTTACCAGTTTATACCTGGAGTTCTTCCAGTACTGGGCAGAATCCACGGAAAAGCCTGAATCATTTACCGTTATTTTCCCACGCGCCCTATGCACTGATGACAAAGATGCGTCTGTCTACGACGCAATAATTGACAGATTACATCTGGTTGGCTATAGTACCCGAGTACTCTTTTGTTACGACCGCCCCGACTCTTTGGTTCGGCGTGACATTGTTTCCCTGAAACTTGTTCGTTAGGCGCAAAAGACTTTTTGCATCTAGACGAGCACGTTTCTTTCTCAGAAAAGTTCTTCTCAGTAACCCAGATTTCAGTAAAACGTCATGGCACATAAGAAAGCCGCCGGTAGTACCAGACTGGGGCGCGATAGTCGCGCTCAACGTCTTGGTGTGAAAGTTTTCGGCGACCAGCACGCTACGGCCGGTAACATTATCGTCCGTCAGCGCGGTACCAAGTTCGCCCCAGGTGAGAACGTAGGACGTGGCAAAGATGACACCCTCTACGCACTCATCGACGGTGTGGTTGAATTCAAGAAAATCATGATGCGCAAGTTCACCGGCAAGCTCCGGCCAACCCGCATCGTGTCTGTCCGTCCCAAGAACTAACTCCCATGATGAAGACAGACATCGCCCAGCTTCTCTTGGGCAAATATGGAAAAAAGAACCCACCGGCCGTAAAGCCAGGTGACACTGTTCGCGTACACCAGAAAATCAAAGAAGGTGACAAAGAGCGCGTACAGATCTTCGAAGGCTTGGTTATTGCTGTAAAGCACGGCCGTGGCCTAGACGGTACGTTTACCGTTCGTAAAGTTGCCGTTGGTGGTATTGGCGTAGAGCGCACCTATCCTTTGCATTCACCAAACATTGTAAAGGTAGACCGCGTAAAGAGCGCCGATGTTTCCCGTGCCAAGCTTTACTATATGCGTGACCGTAAAGGTAAGAACGCCCGCTTTAAGAACGAGAACCAAACTCCTGCAAGCTGGTCTGAGCCAAACGAAGTTGAACTTCCTGTAGAGGAAGAGGTTGTGGCTGAAGAGGTTGAAGAGACCCCAGTTGCTGAAGTAGTGGGAACACCAGAGGAGACTCCGGTTGAAGCTCCAGTAGAGGTTGCCGCTGAGGCGGAAGCCCCAACTGAAGAAGCTGCCCCTGAAGAGGAGCAGAAAGAAGCCTAACGCTTCATGGTTCAAAGCCAACTACTCGGCGCGCAGGGGGAAACCCAGGCCGCCGAGTTTTTAAAACGTCAGGGTTTTGTACTTATTGCCCGAAACGTCCGCAAACGCTTTTCCGAGGCTGACCTAATCTGCTTAGATGGTGAAACCATCGTCCTGGTAGAGGTGAAAACCCGCTCAACGCGCTTTACAGATCCGCTCCAGGCGGTCACACCCCAAAAGCTCCGTCGCCTCAACCGGTCGCTCCACCTGCTTTCTGCGCAGTATCCCAACCAAAATATCCGTCTGGATGTGGTTGCGGTATACTGGGAACCAGGAAGAGAACCCCTTATTACTCACTACCCAAATATTATCTGATGTCTGTCCGCGTCCGTTACGCCCCTAGTCCAACAGGAGAGCTCCACCTAGGTAGCCTCCGCACCGTTATCTTTGACTGGCTCTATGCCCGCCAGAATAAAGGTGTGTTCATTATGCGTGTAGAGGATACGGACCAGGCACGGGTGGTTGAGGGTTCGCTCAAGCGCCAATTGTATGACTTGGCCTGGATGGGACTCACCCCAGATGAGGGTGTGTACCTGAACGAGCAGGGCGAAGTTGGCCAAAAAGGTGACAAGGGTCCCTATATCCAGTCCGAGCGCCTGCCCATGTATGCGCACTACGCCGCCAAGCTCCTCGAAGATGGTCATGCCTACCGCTGCTTTGCCACGGCAGAAGAGTTGGACAAGATGCGCGAAGAGCAGCAGGCCCGAGGGGAGATCCCTAAGTATGACCGCCGTTTCCGCGACCTGCCAAAGGAAGAGAGTGATAAGCGCGCCAAAGCAGGTGAGCCGTTTGTCATCCGCCATGCCCTCCCACTCGATAGGGAAGTAAAAGGGCGGGATGTCATTAGGGGTGAGATGGTGTTTAACACCAATGACTTGGATGACTACGTCCTCATGAAGTCAGATGGCTTCCCAACCTACCAGTTGGCAAGCGTGGTCGATGACCACCTCATGGAGATCACCCACGTAATCCGTGGTGAAGAGTGGATCCCATCGTTGCCTAAGAACCTGTTGCTTTACGAGGCCTTTGGTTGGAAGGCGCCATCTTTTGCCCATGTACCGGTTATCTTGGGTCCTGATGGGCGCCACAAGCTCTCTAAGCGCGATGGTTCCGTAAATGTGGCAGAGTACCGGGATAAGGGCTATCTGCCCGATGCCCTGTTCAACATGCTCACGTTCCTGGGTTGGTCTCCTGGTACTGAGGAAGAATTCTTTACGCGTGATGAGTTCATCCGCCGCTTCGACCTGACACGGGTCCAAAAGGCGCCTGCCAAGTTCAGCTTTGAGCGCTTGGATTATGTAAACGGCTGGTATATTAGGCAGCTTTCCGTTGGCGAGCTGGCCACTATGCTACTGCTCGTCTTGCAAAAGGCAGGGGTACCTGCAGAGCCCGGGAATTACTTATTGGCGGTCACGGCCTCCGTGCAGGAGCGCCTAAAACACCTGGACGAAGCGCCAGAATTCACCCGCTATTTCTTTGTGCGTCCTGATGTAAACACTGAGCTCCTAGAGCTTATTATCCCTAAGAAGGGGGATCTGGAATCCACGCGTAAAATCCTCAAGCTTGCAGTGGATTACCTAGAGAAGATCCCGTGTGAAGAGTGGACCGTCGATGTATTGGACGAAAGGCTCCGTTTGTTCATTGGCATGGGTGAATATTCCAACATTGCCGTCCTGTGGCCCATCCGCGCCGCCCTTACTGGCGTCAGCGCTTCCCCAGGTGCCTTTGAAATGCTCCATGTGCTGGGCAAGGACGAATCGCTAGCCCGGCTGCGCGCAGTCATTGCGGTAGGGTAAGCAAATCGGTACGCTAGAAGAAAGCAGATAAGCACTCTTCATGGCCAAGTTTTCGATTGAGGAAGCGATTGGGTTCGGATGGAAGACCGTAAAGGACCATTGGATGACCTTGGTTCCGGTCATTGTAGTCCTTTCGGTGGTGAGCATGGTTATTTCCAAGGTTGTTGAGGGGGACAAGGCGGGTGAGTTGGAGCGCTCATTTAGCGCTATGAGCTTCAACCCAACAGAGATGCTCTCTGCGATGTCTGCCAACCTGTTGAGCTCCATTGTTTCTGTCATTATTGCCGCCCTGCTCATGCGGGTCTGTCTGCAGTATGTGGATGGCAAAGCAACGGACTTCTCCTCGCTTTTCCGCGGGATTACCCCAGAGCTCTTGGTCAAAGTGATTGCGGCTTCCATTATCATCAATATTTTGGTGGCCATTGGCTTTGTCCTGCTCTTTGTTCCAGGTGTGTACTTGGCACTTCGCTTCAGCCAGGCCCTCTATGTCATGATTGACCGGAACCTGGGCATTATGGAGTCTATTAAGGAGAGCGGCCGCCTGACCCAGGGCGTGAAGTGGCAGCTCATTCTGTTTGGTATCGTATGTGGCCTGGTGGTCCTTGTAGGGCTCATTGCGCTGGTTGTAGGCCTTATTGTGGCTATCCCAGTGGTAGCTGTTGCTAGCGCCCATGTGTACCGTCAGCTGACCCGTACCGTGGACGAAGTTGCCCCTGCGGCAGCTCCAGTAGCAGCCCCTGCAGCCTAGTTCTTGATTGAAGGGGGGAAATTTGGTACCGTAGCAGAGCACTAAACCGCTCTTCTGCGGTACCAATTTCGTATGTGTGAATAGTGTGGGGAGAACATGAGGACAATGTGATGCCTGGTGGCCAAGTGGTAAGGCGCCTGATTCTGGATCAGGTTACCGTAGGTTCGAATCCTACCCAGGCAGCCAAAGAAAAGAAGAGACCATTGGTCTCTTCTTTTCTTTGGACTGCAGGGCAGATTCGAAACCAGGTTCGACCGCGCCCTGCCGAGGTCTAATTGAGGGGCGGGGTTAGTGAGCGAAGCGAACGTTATCCTACCCAGCTACCTTTTCTCATTAAAATCTCTATCATGGGTCTATGAGCATCGAGAATTATTCCCCCAAAATAGAAAAGCAGGAAACACTCACCTACACACTAGATGTTACCCTGCACCGTCATGGCCCTAAAGAAGGGGATAGTGGTCCACTTTCTAAAGAGGGACGGGAGGATAGCGGGGAATATTATCGAGAAAACTACGAAGGTGTCACAGTTGGCACTACAGAAGTTGTACATTCCGGATTAGATCGAGCATCTGAAACTGGTGAGGTTTTCGAACGGGAAGTTGATACCTTAAACGAACTGAATAGCCCTCAGCGGGATCAGCGTCTTAGCGAAGGTACAATTTCAGAGCATCCAGAGCTACGAGAAGAATATGGGGGAAAAGGTGGTCGTTGGCTTAAGGGTTGGCTTAATGCTGAAGAGCGGGTAGATGGAGTGAAAACGGGACAAGAAGCTTTGGGTGATCTGAAGTCTTTTATTACCGATAAGCTTGAGGTGGCTCAAGAGGAGGGTGGATCAATTGAGATTGACGCTTTCACTCATGCACCAGTCATGGCGGCCCTTCTCCTTTCATTAGATAGGCAGTTCTCCACTGGTTTCTTGTCAGAAAATTGGGAAGAAGAAAATATAATTCACACTAAATTGCCATACCTCAGTACTCTAACTGTACGATTAGAGTCTGAACATGCAGATGAAGCTACGGTTTATTTTCAGGGCAAATCTGCCACAGTTCCACGATCTTTTTTCACTAAATACCTATCCTCATGAGCTTTCCAATCTTAGTTATTTCAGGGCACCCGGCAACTGGTAAAACGTTTCTCGGGAAAAAGATAGCCACTGAGCTGGCCATCCCAATGGTTTCCAAGGATGGACTGAAAGAAATTCTCTTCGATACACTTGGTTGGAGCGACCGTGAGTGGTCAAAGAAACTCGGAATGGCGAGCATGCGATTGCTCGATTCTATCCTCCTTGCACACCTAGAGGCTAAACAGCCGCTTATTATTGAGAGCAATTTTAAGCCTGAGTTCGAAAACGAACGATTCCGCGGTTATGCCGAAACATATGGCGCTGAATTTATCCAAATTCTTTGTTGGGCTAATGGTGATGTGCTATCCAAACGGTTTCACGAACGTGTAGCTTCAGGGGAACGGCATCCAGGCCATGTAGATGGTCAGAATCCTGATGAATTCAAGAAAATACTTGAAGAAGGAAAGTCGGCTACTTTGGATATACCTGGGAAAGTAATTGAAGTGGATACAACCGATTTTGCCCAGGTAGATTATGCAGGGCTTATTCAGCAGGTGCGAAAGGAAATTGGGAGTTAAGGGCTAATCTGATTAAGTCCCAGTACTCTCTCGATTCAAGTAACGTCTGAAATTTTTCACTATCCGCCAGCCTATACAAAAAGAGACCCACTCGGGCCTCTTTTTGTATTGCGGACTGTAACTAAAAGCTTAGAAAGCTTTTGTTGCGCCCTCTTTAATTGCCTTCTCAGCGTTCTCTTTAGACATCATTGCGCAGACAACGGTGCCGCACTTTACATGCTTTCCCTTTGCCATAAAGCCAC from Verrucomicrobiia bacterium includes the following:
- the dnaE gene encoding DNA polymerase III subunit alpha; this translates as MKASPESTSILMSEFVHLHVHSMYSLLDGEAQVSALVKRAKELGQKALAITDHGVMYGVIDFYEACHKEGIKPIIGVEAYMAKRLHTDREAKLDAKSYHQLLLAETFEGYQNLLKLTSIAHLEGFYYKPRIDKELLRQHAKGLIGTSGCFNGEIPRRLALDWDDGVKALHEYLDIFGRENFYIELQHHPQDDEVMESNQQLRKLAKQEGVPVICTNDVHYIHPEDAEAQDVLVCVSSGKTVNDPNRLNMLDADISMTSTEQMMEWFADVPEAVSNTALLAERCNVTIPMGENIMPVYPIPEDFKVEGKYPEKKDRYYLRYLCELGMKDRYDVDYKCDDSRTEGDLVASPLNDPNISLADRARPRLEYELSVIEKMGFESYFLITQDFLNWARAQNIMIGPGRGSAAGSLVGFLLHITNVDPLHHNLIFERFLNPERVSMPDIDNDIEDTRRDEVINYVRERYGADHVAQIITFGTMASRAAIRDVGRALGISYNECDHIAKLIPSGPGGMSIKDALANIPELKELYHSNEELQKLMDIASKLEGVARHTSIHAAGVVVTRDPLTAYVPIQRAAKDDNAIVTQYAMNQIDHIGLLKIDFLGLSNLSIIQQALRVIRKIRGVEIDLDGLPIDDKPSYELLSRAESTGVFQLESAGMKRYLKELKPTQFEDIVAMVALYRPGPMDAIPDFIESKHGRRQVTFLHPILEPILNMSYGVIVTQDQVLEVARKFAGFTYGQADVLRKAVGKKIKALLDEQREKFIDGAIKTNSNQGVTKQLAEKVWDFVEPFARYGFNRAHAVCYAMIAYQTAYLKANYPVEFMSALLTADTNNLDRIGIEIAECRDMGIEVLAPDINESFLEFGVIFFNEEHTKPEDKKYDSYIRFGLGGIKNVGLAPSEFIVEERKANGPYADLPDFLRRCASVVNKKVLENLIMAGALDSIGERGELLASVENM
- a CDS encoding YraN family protein, with the protein product MVQSQLLGAQGETQAAEFLKRQGFVLIARNVRKRFSEADLICLDGETIVLVEVKTRSTRFTDPLQAVTPQKLRRLNRSLHLLSAQYPNQNIRLDVVAVYWEPGREPLITHYPNII
- a CDS encoding AAA family ATPase; this translates as MSFPILVISGHPATGKTFLGKKIATELAIPMVSKDGLKEILFDTLGWSDREWSKKLGMASMRLLDSILLAHLEAKQPLIIESNFKPEFENERFRGYAETYGAEFIQILCWANGDVLSKRFHERVASGERHPGHVDGQNPDEFKKILEEGKSATLDIPGKVIEVDTTDFAQVDYAGLIQQVRKEIGS
- a CDS encoding DUF975 family protein, with amino-acid sequence MAKFSIEEAIGFGWKTVKDHWMTLVPVIVVLSVVSMVISKVVEGDKAGELERSFSAMSFNPTEMLSAMSANLLSSIVSVIIAALLMRVCLQYVDGKATDFSSLFRGITPELLVKVIAASIIINILVAIGFVLLFVPGVYLALRFSQALYVMIDRNLGIMESIKESGRLTQGVKWQLILFGIVCGLVVLVGLIALVVGLIVAIPVVAVASAHVYRQLTRTVDEVAPAAAPVAAPAA
- the gltX gene encoding glutamate--tRNA ligase, with product MSVRVRYAPSPTGELHLGSLRTVIFDWLYARQNKGVFIMRVEDTDQARVVEGSLKRQLYDLAWMGLTPDEGVYLNEQGEVGQKGDKGPYIQSERLPMYAHYAAKLLEDGHAYRCFATAEELDKMREEQQARGEIPKYDRRFRDLPKEESDKRAKAGEPFVIRHALPLDREVKGRDVIRGEMVFNTNDLDDYVLMKSDGFPTYQLASVVDDHLMEITHVIRGEEWIPSLPKNLLLYEAFGWKAPSFAHVPVILGPDGRHKLSKRDGSVNVAEYRDKGYLPDALFNMLTFLGWSPGTEEEFFTRDEFIRRFDLTRVQKAPAKFSFERLDYVNGWYIRQLSVGELATMLLLVLQKAGVPAEPGNYLLAVTASVQERLKHLDEAPEFTRYFFVRPDVNTELLELIIPKKGDLESTRKILKLAVDYLEKIPCEEWTVDVLDERLRLFIGMGEYSNIAVLWPIRAALTGVSASPGAFEMLHVLGKDESLARLRAVIAVG
- the rpmA gene encoding 50S ribosomal protein L27 — encoded protein: MAHKKAAGSTRLGRDSRAQRLGVKVFGDQHATAGNIIVRQRGTKFAPGENVGRGKDDTLYALIDGVVEFKKIMMRKFTGKLRPTRIVSVRPKN